The following nucleotide sequence is from Trifolium pratense cultivar HEN17-A07 linkage group LG2, ARS_RC_1.1, whole genome shotgun sequence.
CGTCTTTGAAGATAACTCATATTGTTCAATTTTCAATATTCTGATGCTGACTTGATAGGTTCTCTCCTATTGATAAATTTTTTGCTTCTGGGTATTGTCATAATTGTCAATCATTCGAGGAAATAAAGCCATCATAGCAGAACAATGTTTTACGGAAAATGACTGTTATAAATAGGATGTTGTTTttctcaacaacaaaaaaaaaaaactaggatATTAAAAAGTTTTAGTGGAGATGGGAAGGTATCAATTTCACAGCCAGTTTGCAATTGTAGCAGCTAGTACACCAACCATAACCAACAATGGACCAAAAATCCATTTTGCTCAACCCTTTCATTCACCAGTGTTATCTCTTTGTTTAACTTCATAGAAATTTCCCCAAGTTCCTTCTGTTAATTTGTATGTTTGCAGTATAgctttatgaattttttttattactaataaCAAACATAGCTctaattttaattgttattcAACTTTTCTGCATTTATATTTTAGTCTTTCATATTATAATGTATTTGCACGATATCCATTAGCTTTGGTATAGTGGCCTGCCTACAATGTGCTATATCACTATATTGGTTTTTGGGATCAGCTGCTCCATTGTATATTTGAAGTCTAAGATACAAAATCATGATAGTTCCTAATtcctaaatatattaaaattgcaaacACATTCATAATGTGTCTTTTGTTATCAAATTTATGGACTAAACTAACCAACGAAAAACACATTTGAAGACTAAATTGACtacttaataatatatttgaaaacTAAAATGACTAATAAAATAGAAACTTGTGTATATTATACtacaaataaacaaataaataatatgatCCATATATTATACTACATATTAATAAcataatacatatatataatattatcaTGCTTGGCAGGGAGGGGGGGTTGAAGCCCCTGCTTGCCCTCCCATAGATCCGTCCCTGAATTCAAATTCTTCCTAATTTCCACAATGCCTTCTTAATTCTGTTTTGCTTCTATTTATATTGCATTTAACATCTGTTCCCAATTGGCACAATTAATCTGAAGGGTTGTGACTGTCCCCATTTGTAACTACTCTAGATTTGATGTTGTTTGGCTCCAAGGGTTGCATGATGCATCCTTTCTCCATCAGTTGCATCCTCTTGGGATGCACTTACTGGCACCGATGGGTGTGTCTCTTCACCAAAGGTCATGTCCCCCTGATTCGCATCTCCTGACCTTGCAATCTTTGGGTGGGTCGTGACTGTTGGGTGACTTGTACTACTGGATGGGTCGTGACTGTTGGGTGACTTGCACCCCTTGAGTGTTGAGTGCCCTGCTGCTGATGGTTCACGGCTGTTGCTTCTCTTGCTCGCTGCCTGCGGGTGTAAACCTTGGTGATGGGTCGCTTACGCttatcatatttaatttgggGAGACTATATATATGATACTTATATGTGATAATCAAGTTGGTTAACATAAACCCTTGAATCCAATGTTGAGAGGCCAAAATACATTGAGATAGGTTGTCACTTTATTTGTCAAAGAGAAGAGTCTACTTTAGAGACAACATTATCAACTAGTAGATGCTGATGTTTTCACTTCGCCCTTTGGGGATGTTCTTGGATAAATGATATTTGAATCAGCATCACACATTCATTATATATAGAGGCTACATTCTAATCAAATCACGTGATTATAATAATTAGAAAAATAGAAGTTGTATCATTGCATTTATTAAACTAATTCAATATATGACTATATCAATCCCCTATTGCGCAGTTGTGACTGTGAGACACAGCTCATTGTATTTCTCTACGTTTTCTTTTCTTGTATACTTTCAATAGATATTAATAAATAGAAACTTGTTGAATATGCGGTGGTTGTTACTTGTTAATTAATAGCCATGGAGTTCTGTGTCAAGTGAATTTATAaccctttttagtttttttttaatcctcGTATCATTAATGGTTATTTCCACTAATTTGTTTTACTTATTGCAGCTTCGTTTGAACAGTTATGGCCAGATAATTGGCACTGAATATATATCTGATCTTGTTGAAAAGGGACATGAACATGAAGCTCACAAACACGGTAATGTCTTGGTACATCATGCATATAATTTCAAAACTATAGGTTAAAATTACATGGGTTGCAATTGATGTGTTTCTTTTCATTTGTTGACGAGTAGattcatttctttttattggGATAATAAAGGGATTCCCTCCTACTACAAATCTTTCCTGTTGGTGGAATAGTGGTTCAATAATTAGTCCTAAATGCTAGACTTAACATCAGTCAAAGGGTGCATGGAATGATGAGAGGTTTAATGCCATTGCAGATATACCAATTTTATAGAAAATACACACATAATATTTGTTAGGttttgtctaacatgtgcaatattgcacatgttaaagcAACTAAAACTCAATGATCATGTGGGATAGTTCGAGCTTTGTCGCGTTACTCCAAATTAAAGTCAAATTCAACGCTTGGTTGGCTAAGCATATGCATTATCAATCCTCATACAGCTCTTATGCAAGGCCCATTTTAACGTGTAAAAATCATCTGTGTGTCTTCACCCAATAAGTTAAACCTTTGGCATAGTTAGTTCTCGACAAAAACTATTGGTTGTTAAACCACAGGCTGGTTctttttgcttcaaaaatttCTGTTGATAGAATAAACTACTGCTCTTAACATTTATCTCTACTCTCCATCCAACGTTTATTATCTACAACATCGCAAAGAGAAGAGGAAACAGCCGTACTTGTTATATCATCTCTAACATTTACAACATTTATCGTTTTTTATGCCATAAATCATAGTTTTCTAAATTCATATTAAATATTAACTAGtgtgacataattttttttttttttgacacaagtgTGACATTAACTGTTAAACACTTGACTTTGTGTATCATGTTCATATTATGACAAGTGTAGAACTCACAATTTGTCTTACACATGCATTCTTTTATAGTTACTTTCTTTTTACTTACAGCCTTTTGAAAACTGTCAACAGATGATGGTAAGGATCATCATGAGCATTCAGAAGAAAAAGTTCACTTACAAACCTTTGATGAAGCCACTGAAAATACTATCAAGAAGGTGAAGGAGGCATTAAAAAATGGAGAAGGATGCAGGGTAAATTCTGCAGTTACTATATCATGAATTGCTTGTGGTATTTTTCATCCACTTTGAAAGTAAGTTAATATTCAGTTTAATTCTATTGCAGGTTTATGGCGTTTTAGATGTTCAAAGGGTTGCTGGAAATTTCCATATTTCAGTGCACGGACTAAACATATATGTTGCACAAATGGTAAgatattttaattcctaaaaAATTAAATCCATACTTCATTGCAGGCGCTAAACATACATGCATATTATaattccttttaaaaaaattcctaaaGCTGACAGGTGCaggtataaattatttaaatcttACTAGTGCATAACTTACTAAGAAGATTGAATTTACTGCCAAAGAAATAACTTTATTAGGAATTAGCAGATAAGTTTATTGCAATGTGACATCCAGCAGCTTGTATCAGACCTTCCTGTCTTAAATTTGCTTACAAAGATGCTCCTCAGATTCATGATTTGTGTATATCGGATTACCTAATTTAATAGTGATGGTTTTCTTCAGATCTTTGATGGAGCGAAGAATGTGAACGTTAGTCACGTTATCCATGATTTGTCATTTGGCCCCAAATATCCAGGAATTCATAACCCACTTGATGACACAACAAGGACTCTGCATGATGCGAGTGGAACTTTTAAATACTATATAAAGGTTTGAATATTGAGCTCTttcttgaatattttttaaacctGGCCCGAATAACAGTGAGTTTTCAAATTGTTTATGATGCAGATTGTTCCAACTGAATATAGATATATCTCAAAAGAAGTTCTACCGACAAATCAGTTCTCAGTTACAGAATATTTCTCCCCCATTACTAGTCAATTTGATCGGACATGGCCAGGTTGGATTTTGTTTGAAGTTGGCATTATACATTTCTGAGTTATGGGTTCagttttcaaatattaattaattcctATTGATTTGTGTGTGCAGCTGTATACTTTTTGTATGATCTATCACCTATTACCGTCACTATCAAGGAAGAGCGCCGCagttttcttcattttattacTCGGCTTTGTGCTGTGCTAGGTGGAACCTTTGCCGTAACAGGTTTTTTTCCTTTAAATACTAAATACGCACCACATGTGTTCCATATGATTATAGTTTTGAGCTATATTTTGCCAATAAGTAATAATACAGATTCACGAATATGAATGTTTACAACTTGTCATTGGACCTTAATTTGGCaaaataatatatgtttttaaacttaaaaataaagatcacaaaaaatataaaatcgaACGTGGCTGGCTGTTATCTGGTTTGTATCGGTTCAACGATATTTGTACCATTTCACCGATTATGAGATGGACCAGTTTTTGGGTTAAGGAGACTAGACATCTATGTAGCATGGGGgtactcctaaaatggtgaagtacccgTACCGGATACGTATCAGTACCGGATACTCCATGGTACTCGTATGGTACGCACCGATTccgtacccatttttatttggttgatttatgatgatgaatacggaaaaaacatattggctgttgaaaaatctcttaaaacattataattttttattatatttcaattatctctcatttttttgaaaatagttgagacagtagacaaaaaaaattaaatcttcaaagcatgatcacttaaaaataatttttctaatattttatactaacgtacccgtaccttaaattttctaaaaatatcgtaCCGCGTACCAGTACCggtaccggataccggtaccgtacccgtaccTAGGCAACATAGCTAGACATCTGATTGGTTCCCGGTTTAACAAGTCGAACTAGGCAATCCAGCCAAGTTTTCACAACACACTAGACTTCTGGTTTAGTATAATTCTACTCTGATTTAGCATTTTCAGCAAGAATTCAAATAATTAGGTGATACCCTTGCTTCCTAGGGTCGTAAAATTATGATATTCACAATTAAGTTCTTAAATGTTGATTATTCCTACTgcagtttgttttgtttcttgcaCTCAAATTGTGTAAAACTCGTATACATGAACAGGGATGCTGGACCGTTGGATGTACAGACTTATTGAAGCTGCAACTAAACCAAAGACTAAAAAGTAGATCTTGAAGTCATGACAATTTCAAGCAACTCTCCTGCATCTCCAAGAGATTCCAGACACTATTTGGAAGAATTTACTTCCATATTAACAGATTTGAAATGTAGCGGCATAGTTGAATCAAGCATCAACATTCAAACTTTCACAGTTTTGTGTTCATAGAATTCCTTGTATTGTCTGGACATCAATGATTAGCTGATCTTACTCTCTCTTGTTTTGGAATGGATATTTCGAATATAGTGATCAGTTATATTGTTAGTTTCTCGTAGTTGTGCAACTCCACACATGGAgttccttatttattttttttatattcttaattagcatttttaaatgaatattctaaattaacaaattttgtACTGAAAATGAAGTGTTATTTATCATTAAGTTTTGTGGATTGCATTTTTGAATGCACAAAGACTTCtctgaaatttcatttttaatgttTGATATTCAAGGAAAAAATAcgacaaaatcattttttaacagCAATGAATTGCTttggtcaaaaataaaaactgcaATGAATTGCTTGGTTGCAATCTCCTACTGTCACGTAGTTAGATGAAAACTGAAATGAGAGAagtgttcttatttttatttattttttataaaatgaagGAGATTAATTATAAACTAAAGGAGATTAATAAGTGTGAAGTATGTTATATttgattataaataataaaacagGAATTTCTGTTGTAATATGTCAAGTGTGAATAGTCtcattgaatgaaaaaattgaGATTGAACAACATATAAGTGAGAGATAATTTATAAGCTCAATGTcttgagaagaagaaaatgagaatTTGATGCGAAAGTCATATTCTACATGCTTTGAACAACAGAAAATAATTACTAGATAGATTCTTGTGCACATGAAATTAAATATGTACACATTGTGAACGTGCAAGATGTTCAAACAGAAACAGTCAACATCAACAAGACTTTATGACAAGTGATTTTATCATTCCTAGACTAGTCAGATATTTTTAAATTGTAACTATATTATTAAATCTTGATGCAAAAATTTAATGATTTAAAATGAGAGTCAGATATTATAAGCACATTGAAACCTTACACTCTTTaaatatattcatatttaaCAAAACATTCCTAGACTATATGTCTTCAGTTTACATAGTAAATGCCAATATTTAGTAGCATAGAAAAttgagtaaaataaataaaaagaaacaacaaaactTAATCTGGTCTCAACCACTTGTGTATCAACTACTGTCATTGGTGCTGTTCTTGCTGCATCCTTTGCAGTTGATGTTGTTGTCTTTGAGTTTCttgctgctgttgctgctgctgcagTTGTCTcgaaataatattttgattagCAGATTGAATCTGCCTGTTTGTTTTCCATCTAATATATTCCGTTAGTAGAGAATTCATGCTGATTGAAATTCCAAATCCAGTGAATGTTGCAAGAAGAACCGAGAAAAGCGCACTAACATTAAGCTACAAGTAGAAACATCAAGCATATGTGTTAACATAAATGACATCTTTCATAAAATTGAAATCGAGAAAAATGACAAGTATGTCATGATGAAAAGTGGACACAATCTTACTATAGAATAGAATATATGAGCAAACAGGATGACAAATGCAAACTGGAAGCAAGCATAAGCCCATATGTAACTCCTGCTCActgccacaaaaaaaaaaagatgtgatttgaaatttgtttaaCATATTTAATCATTTTCAGCTAATAAGTGATTATGGTAACAAGAAGTTATTAAGTCATTATCACGTCTGTGGCAGCAAAAGATTAGTAGAACTTCAGAGAGTTTAACGAACAGGAATAATACAGGTCACATGTTTTGTTCCAATCATCACTCATGGTATAAACAATGAAACGCCAACACGACAAAACAATGACATGCCACTTAGACACTTGTAATAATTTGCGAAAATATAGTGATTGAATCGTGAAACAATTTGGCATTCATTGTAACGTGAAAAAAGACATAATTTCATTGACATATCCCAAATTTCATAGATCCAATTCTTTGAAGATACATTTATGATTTCGTTTCAGATTAGGCTCAAATACTATCATTCAACTAAAATTACTTTGACATGCTAAGGCAAAAATAAAGAAGCAAGCTTACCCATGGTTGAAGCAATCATAGAAGAAAGGAGGCCTAAAATGCAGGAGAAAGGCAATGAAATTGCGAGAGCACGTGAGCCCAAATCCGAAACCTGGTACACTAAAAATCACTGAGTCAGAATACTTCCATTTTgtacaaaatattttaaagtaaagtGATGGCAGATTACatcataatatttataatttcaattttatgtcAGTTGATATTATAATTTTGAACCAGATCCAATGGAGAGGCCACTTcaacttgttttatttgtatTCTAAAATGATCGAACAGTTTAGGTTGGTGTTTCTAAAGATCAGTAGCATACCAGTAGTTCCTCCAGAAAGCAAAAGTATGCAAGCATGCTGACCAACACAAGTACTGGTACATCCTGCCAGATCCTGTAAAGTGCTTTATAATTAGAAAGCCAGTGATTGTCTAGTAAGTTGTCGCAAATTTATAGACCTAACAAAGGATTGTTTCCGGATAATTATGCGATGTAGTTCAAAATTCTGTAGTAGCCTTTTCTTGTCCGGCATAGACACACATTTCAGAATTCTCTATAGTTTCATGTTTGCTAGACAGCCTAACAGCCAATTACATACAGATTAGTCTTTTTGACTCGTTCAGGTTCAGTATTCAAATTTTCCTCCATAGTTTTGGCGATTTCTCTTCATTAGGTACAATAAATTTCCAAGGACTAACTATATATAAAGTCAACTTGCGACATTTGAAACCCAACAACCCTAGACTACAACCAGCTTTAtattcaaagaaaagaaaagtactGAAACGTGTTGGTCTTGGAACTTAAATGTTCTAGATGACCGTGTAATCTAGATCACAAGGCCTTATATGTTGGTTTGACGAGAAATTGAATTGAACACAAGTTAACACAGCACTAAACTTTTACCTGTAATTAGTCACTGCTCTCTGCTGTGATGCAGTCAATGTCTGCCGAACAACAGTTGGAGGGCTAGAAATTTTCAAGAGTGTTACTGAAAGGTTCCGGACATCCTGTTTGCAGACGTCACATGTCTTATTTCCTTTGATACTAAACCACTTTACTGCACAGTCTTGGTGAGCAAGTGCAAGCTCACCTTTACAACTGCAGTCCATCCTAAGAGTATCTCCTCCTTCCGCAAGCTCCACCAAACAAATCCTACAAACTGCTTCTTCTTCTGGAATATCCTCAGAAGCATCTTCAATGACTAGAACAATACGGCATGATAAAACACACAAAATTACTATTTAGACTATATATGAAGATAAAAATAGTTATATTATTAAAAGTGCAAATATAAATGCAACGGGAAATTATATCCTCTTGTTGAAATTTCAAATAAGCCTGTCATGGCAAAATTGTGTCTAAATCTCTCTTGATAGATATTCAAAAATTTGATAGGGCATCGTTGCCTATTTGATATCTATGAAGATAAAAAGATAGAGTATCATtctcaaagaaaacaaaataaatgtcaaaagataaaaagaaagTTACCATACtaagttatttaatttattttttatcataaaaaggTTATCATGATGATTTAAAAGGGATACATAGAATAAAGTATAAGTTCCATATATCATGAAGATTTACCAATCTCTTGCATTGAATCACTGAGAGTTGAATTGTCATCAGTAGTTGCTGGATGTGGTCTTACTGAAATTACACGAACCAGACGCCTAGAATCTGTAGGCCTTAAATTATTAGTAGCCTTGACATTAACCGGAACCGAAAATGATCGAGTCATATGCTTATTCACTTTCATTTTCTGTACACAAGAAAATTTGCATCCATGTATCATATTTTTgtacataaaaatatttaaaaaatttgctATGAGAAGTTCAGTATACAAATGTAAATGGTTTAATCATGAGACAATAATGAAAATAGCATAAACAATAACATACATTTAACTCGGAATCACCCCCTACATTTCTTCCATGTAGATTCTCTGCGCCTGAATTTGCAATTGGAGTAACTGGTAACGAATGTGCAGCTTTTGTTGATGAAGGGAACAAAATCTTATTAAGTGAAAGGGACCTTGAAGTTGAAGGCTTATTATCTAGAGGACCATTATCCGATGATGATAAAGTATCAGGAACAATCAAAACTGTCTTTTCGCTATCTTGTGAAATGGTTTTTGTCCTAAAGCTCCTATCAGAAAGTAAATTTCTCATAGAGGACTTCACTTTGGTAGTAGAATGTGGCCTTGGTGGCAGTCCTCTAGTGGAACCTGGACTTGACAATGTAGGACCATCTGTCTTAGTAGAAGAAGATAATGCACTTTCTAGTGTCCTTGTTGGTATTTGTAGGGATGAGAGACTAGGTCTTCTCGACtgcaaaatcaaaaaaatattttttcatcagCGGAAATCGAACTCGGCACCAAACATTTACAACACTGGTATACACTGCACGCCAACCACTTGCGCTAGACACGGGTGGTGAAATGAAATCAACAAAATAGGACCATCTTTTCTATTTCTAGCACATGCCTAAAAACTTATCAAACTAAAAGTTGGTTCATTAAATTGTTGATAGTGATACAAAAATGTCAAtggaaacagaaaataaaaaagaaaactttaTTTTGCCCAGatgctaaaaaataataatatgtatttCATTAACTCGTTAGAATGTGGAAAGTGACACAAAAACATCAATGGAAAcagaaaactaattttttttcaatgaggcggaaaataaaaaagacaactTTATTTTGCCCAGATgctaaaaaatagaaatatgtaTTAATTAACTCATTAGAATTTGGAAAGTGACACAAAAATATCAATGGaaacacaaaattaatttttttcaaagtggcacaaaataaaaaatgaaactttcttTAGCCCAGAtgctaaaaaatataaatatgtattACATTAACTCATTAAAATCTGAAAAGTGACACAAAGATATCTAATGGAAGAAGAACGAAATCAGTTCTTTAAAGTgggagaaaataaaaaagtaaactttCTTTATACccaaaaatgctaaaaaattgaaatttgtattattttctACCCTATGGTTCAAACCAATGAGAACCCATTTGATCTATAGAAAAATCATGCTACACAGGCAAAAGGGTATTCAGCATTTAGATATTTAAACAAAGAAGCAAAAGGGGTTTTTGCATAATCACCTGATTATGAAGAGAAGAATCTGACATCATTGAAACTGTAACAGTTTGAAGTTCAGCACCTTCCTTGTCCATCAGAGACAGATTCAGGTGATACTTGATATCAAGATGCAGAGGAGAAGCTTGCAataataagcaaaaattgagaaGTATAATAAGTTATTAGGAAATGGAAAAAGTTAGGAAATTTTTTGATCAAAAGGGAAAAAATGAAGTTAGGAATAGGAAAGGAGAGTAAAGGGTAGAAACTAGAAAGGAGAGTGTGATTTGAGCATGTAAAATTGTTACGTTACATTTGGAGGCTAATGATAcgagtggtccaccgtggataAGTGATctatcgaatatgaattttatgaaattcgttgttggattgaaagtttatattgtatagatcattcatgaattttttaaaaaattttgaaaatcatttgatatgttatcgagacccatcaagatttacgttatttaataaaccgttaatcttgatgtgtctcaataacatatcaaaggattttcaatttttctaaatttttctatggatgatcaatatgatataaactttcaatccaacgatgaattttataaaattcgaaTTCGTTATAATGGTATTCATAACTGGTCCACCATCGACCACTTGACGAAGTGTTCCATATTATAATTTACCGGataattttgtttgttgttgtcATAAATTTTACATTTGGATAATTTCTACATGTGACAAATGTTATTAAGGGATGTTTGGATAgatcaataagctagcttagaGCTTTTAGATTGGTAACAGttttttaaaaagagtttatagtttattttattatcttatagtttatttttcaaacgctatttcaagtagtttatgagcttgtaacttatcatttttttccaattttacccctatcatcttaattgaaaaaaattgaatattaattaaacattttttttgtcattttataattataagctagttcaactgctaattttatcaaacactacaaattcaatcatctagcttataagctatccgATGTAAGCTCATCCGccataagctagcttatcagctatccgatattttttacaaaacagAGCCTAGAGCtacgtttgatctgctaaaaattAAAGGAATAGACAatattgtgtttaattttaaaatcgtTCCTGGTACTGTACAAACTTGTGGGGCAAGGAACAAGAAAATAACTGAAATTCTTGTTCCCGACTGAACCACGGGACAACCTTTTGTCTTCTACACAAATTgtataaaataccaaaataatctTTTTGTCCACAAAAACACCGtacaatataaaatttgttcaataccttaaatgtTTATCATGTGTTGTTCTGTCATGTACTATTATGTACAGTATTTTTTATTCAgatcaaacaaaattaaaaatttatatataatta
It contains:
- the LOC123911201 gene encoding endoplasmic reticulum-Golgi intermediate compartment protein 3, whose product is MGMKQVIKNLDAFPRAEDHLLQKTQSGALVSIIGLIIMATLFLHELGYYLTTYTVHQMSVDLKRGETLPIHINMTFPSLPCDVLSVDAIDMSGKHEVDLDTNIWKLRLNSYGQIIGTEYISDLVEKGHEHEAHKHDDGKDHHEHSEEKVHLQTFDEATENTIKKVKEALKNGEGCRVYGVLDVQRVAGNFHISVHGLNIYVAQMIFDGAKNVNVSHVIHDLSFGPKYPGIHNPLDDTTRTLHDASGTFKYYIKIVPTEYRYISKEVLPTNQFSVTEYFSPITSQFDRTWPAVYFLYDLSPITVTIKEERRSFLHFITRLCAVLGGTFAVTGMLDRWMYRLIEAATKPKTKK
- the LOC123911202 gene encoding uncharacterized protein LOC123911202; translated protein: MDKEGAELQTVTVSMMSDSSLHNQSRRPSLSSLQIPTRTLESALSSSTKTDGPTLSSPGSTRGLPPRPHSTTKVKSSMRNLLSDRSFRTKTISQDSEKTVLIVPDTLSSSDNGPLDNKPSTSRSLSLNKILFPSSTKAAHSLPVTPIANSGAENLHGRNVGGDSELNKMKVNKHMTRSFSVPVNVKATNNLRPTDSRRLVRVISVRPHPATTDDNSTLSDSMQEIVIEDASEDIPEEEAVCRICLVELAEGGDTLRMDCSCKGELALAHQDCAVKWFSIKGNKTCDVCKQDVRNLSVTLLKISSPPTVVRQTLTASQQRAVTNYRIWQDVPVLVLVSMLAYFCFLEELLVSDLGSRALAISLPFSCILGLLSSMIASTMVSRSYIWAYACFQFAFVILFAHIFYSILNVSALFSVLLATFTGFGISISMNSLLTEYIRWKTNRQIQSANQNIISRQLQQQQQQQETQRQQHQLQRMQQEQHQ